The following coding sequences lie in one Bacillota bacterium genomic window:
- the cobA gene encoding uroporphyrinogen-III C-methyltransferase, with translation MTKGIVYLIGAGPGDPKLITLKGLECLQRADVIIYDRLASPRLLNYARPDAELIFVGKSPERHTLRQEEINQVLVDQARQGRIVARLKGGDPFVFGRGGEEAEALAAAGILFEVVPGITSAIAVPAYAGIPVTHRDFTSTFGIITGHEDPTKDDTSIAWDKLATALGTMVFLMGMENLPQIVQRLLANGRPATTPIALIRWGTRSEQETLVGTLSDIVAKAEAHGFKSPVVIVVGEVVSLREKLQWLEKKPLFGKRVVVTRARAQASVFAQKIEALGGEAWEFPTIEIVPPSSWADLDRAIDEIDSYRWIVFTSINGVKSFFDRLLVKQRDIRDLKGISLVAIGPQTKEGLARLHLQVEYVPTEFRAEAVAEGLRGKLQPGDRVLLPRAKIARKVLPETLRLMGAVVDEVTAYDTVQESGNAQFLKKMLANGSIDLITFTSSSTVHNFMAMLKPISLAELKRVRIACIGPVTADTARQYGLSVDIEAREYTIDGLLQAILEYYGSDGAQE, from the coding sequence ATGACTAAAGGAATTGTCTATTTGATTGGAGCCGGACCCGGTGATCCAAAGCTGATCACTCTCAAAGGTCTGGAGTGTCTCCAGCGGGCCGATGTAATTATTTACGACCGATTGGCTAGCCCTCGGCTGTTGAATTATGCCCGGCCAGATGCTGAGCTAATTTTTGTGGGCAAATCGCCGGAGCGGCATACCCTTAGACAGGAAGAGATTAATCAGGTTTTAGTTGATCAGGCCCGGCAGGGTCGGATTGTTGCCCGGTTAAAAGGGGGTGACCCGTTTGTCTTCGGCCGGGGCGGCGAAGAGGCTGAAGCGCTGGCTGCTGCCGGGATTCTGTTTGAAGTGGTACCGGGGATTACTTCGGCGATTGCTGTACCAGCTTACGCAGGGATACCAGTGACTCACCGTGATTTTACGTCTACTTTTGGCATTATCACCGGTCACGAAGACCCCACCAAGGATGATACCAGCATTGCGTGGGACAAACTGGCGACTGCGCTCGGGACAATGGTTTTCCTGATGGGGATGGAAAACCTGCCCCAAATTGTGCAGCGGCTGCTGGCTAATGGGCGCCCAGCCACTACGCCTATCGCTTTGATCCGCTGGGGGACTCGGTCGGAGCAGGAAACCCTGGTTGGAACGCTTAGTGATATCGTGGCCAAAGCGGAAGCGCATGGTTTCAAATCGCCAGTGGTGATTGTTGTTGGAGAAGTGGTTAGCCTGCGTGAGAAACTGCAGTGGTTAGAGAAAAAGCCGCTGTTTGGTAAACGGGTCGTGGTAACCCGGGCCAGGGCTCAGGCCAGCGTTTTTGCCCAAAAAATTGAGGCCTTGGGCGGGGAAGCCTGGGAGTTTCCAACGATAGAAATCGTTCCACCTTCTTCCTGGGCGGATCTAGATCGCGCCATCGATGAAATCGATTCGTACCGGTGGATCGTATTTACCAGCATCAACGGGGTGAAGTCGTTTTTTGACCGACTCCTGGTCAAGCAACGTGATATTCGAGATCTCAAAGGAATCAGCTTGGTCGCGATCGGCCCGCAGACGAAAGAGGGCCTGGCCAGGCTGCACCTCCAGGTTGAGTATGTTCCCACCGAGTTTCGGGCAGAAGCGGTAGCTGAGGGTCTGCGTGGTAAACTCCAGCCCGGTGACCGGGTCCTGTTGCCCCGGGCGAAAATCGCGCGGAAAGTCCTCCCTGAGACCTTGCGCTTGATGGGTGCCGTGGTCGATGAAGTTACAGCCTACGACACTGTTCAGGAAAGCGGAAATGCCCAGTTCTTGAAGAAAATGCTCGCCAATGGGTCGATTGATCTGATAACATTTACCAGTTCCTCCACGGTACATAATTTTATGGCGATGTTAAAACCAATCAGTTTGGCTGAGCTAAAGAGGGTACGGATTGCGTGTATCGGTCCGGTTACCGCGGATACCGCTCGCCAGTATGGTTTGTCCGTAGATATTGAGGCCAGGGAGTATACCATTGACGGCCTGTTGCAGGCGATCCTGGAGTATTATGGTTCAGATGGGGCGCAGGAGTGA
- a CDS encoding bifunctional precorrin-2 dehydrogenase/sirohydrochlorin ferrochelatase, whose product MSHLYPVYLRLEGQKCVVVGGGQVAARKVASLLECGAAVTVISPHVTPELADLSRRQLITYHQRPYRSGDLDGAFLVISATDDEQVNQQVAHDAQTQKILVNVVDDPTYCSFYVPSVIRRGSLCISISTEGKSPLLARKLREELAARFGPEYGILVDILGEARVEVLERIADPAQRRYIFNQLVELDLITLIKEGKVDLVKERVAQCLSSLSD is encoded by the coding sequence ATGAGCCATTTGTATCCGGTTTATTTACGACTTGAGGGGCAAAAATGTGTTGTTGTGGGTGGTGGTCAGGTGGCGGCCAGAAAAGTTGCCTCGCTCCTGGAGTGTGGGGCGGCTGTCACCGTGATCAGCCCCCACGTTACGCCAGAACTGGCGGACTTATCCAGACGGCAGTTGATCACCTATCACCAACGTCCTTACCGGTCGGGTGACCTGGATGGCGCTTTTCTGGTGATCAGTGCGACCGACGATGAACAGGTTAACCAGCAGGTAGCGCACGATGCGCAAACGCAAAAGATCCTGGTTAACGTGGTGGATGATCCGACGTATTGTTCATTTTATGTGCCTTCTGTCATCCGACGGGGATCGCTGTGTATCAGTATTTCGACTGAGGGGAAGAGCCCGCTGTTGGCCAGGAAGCTGCGGGAAGAACTGGCGGCACGCTTTGGACCGGAGTACGGTATTTTGGTGGATATCCTGGGTGAAGCCCGGGTCGAAGTTCTCGAAAGGATAGCCGATCCGGCCCAAAGAAGGTATATTTTTAACCAACTGGTAGAGCTTGACCTGATCACCTTAATTAAAGAGGGAAAAGTAGATTTGGTGAAGGAGCGGGTAGCGCAATGTTTATCGTCGTTGTCGGATTAA
- the hemB gene encoding porphobilinogen synthase, whose product MGFPTIRLRRLRENQAMRNLVRETHLTVNDLIYPLFVIGGQNVRNPIDAMPGVYQLSIDQLLKEVNEVVDLGIPGVLLFGIPETKDEVGSAAYDPDGIIPRAVRALKDAYPELLVMTDVCLCEYTSHGHCGVIKEGHVDNDETLELLAKEAVAHVKAGADLVAPSDMMDGRVGYIRRALDEAGYRHIPIMAYSAKYASAFYGPFREAAQSAPQFGDRRGYQMDPANGDEALREVWLDIEEGADIVMVKPALPYLDIVRRVKDEFRYPVAAYNVSGEYAMLKAAIANGWLEEERAIMEALTSIKRAGADVIITYFAKDVARWLRGE is encoded by the coding sequence ATGGGTTTTCCCACGATCCGGCTGCGGCGTCTGCGCGAAAATCAGGCCATGCGCAATCTGGTCAGAGAAACACACCTCACTGTGAATGACCTGATTTATCCCCTTTTCGTCATCGGGGGGCAGAACGTGCGTAACCCCATCGATGCAATGCCAGGGGTCTACCAGCTTTCGATTGACCAGTTGCTAAAAGAGGTGAATGAGGTAGTAGACCTGGGTATACCCGGCGTGTTGCTTTTCGGTATTCCTGAAACCAAAGACGAAGTGGGTTCAGCAGCGTATGACCCGGACGGCATCATCCCCCGTGCGGTGCGCGCTCTCAAGGATGCTTACCCCGAACTGCTGGTCATGACCGATGTCTGTCTCTGCGAGTATACCAGCCACGGTCACTGCGGTGTAATCAAAGAAGGGCATGTGGACAACGACGAAACCCTGGAGTTATTGGCCAAAGAAGCCGTCGCGCACGTTAAGGCGGGGGCGGATCTGGTGGCTCCCTCCGACATGATGGACGGACGGGTGGGCTATATTCGTCGAGCCCTGGACGAGGCGGGCTACAGGCACATCCCCATCATGGCTTATTCGGCCAAATATGCCTCGGCTTTCTATGGCCCATTCCGCGAAGCCGCCCAGTCAGCTCCTCAATTTGGCGACCGCCGCGGCTACCAGATGGACCCGGCCAATGGCGATGAAGCCCTGCGTGAAGTCTGGCTGGACATCGAGGAAGGGGCGGACATCGTGATGGTCAAACCTGCCCTGCCGTACCTGGATATCGTCCGGCGCGTGAAAGATGAATTCCGTTACCCGGTGGCTGCCTACAACGTCAGTGGGGAATACGCTATGCTGAAAGCAGCGATCGCCAACGGATGGCTGGAAGAGGAGCGTGCCATCATGGAAGCCCTTACCAGCATCAAGCGGGCCGGGGCGGATGTCATCATCACCTATTTTGCCAAAGATGTGGCCAGGTGGCTGCGTGGCGAATGA
- the nirJ2 gene encoding putative heme d1 biosynthesis radical SAM protein NirJ2, producing the protein MIVSWNTTNQCNMYCDHCYRDAGARVEDELSTAEAKKLLDEIARAGFKIMIFSGGEPLLREDIFELVACARELGLRPVFGTNGTLITPEVAEKLKQAGTMGMGISLDSLNPDRHDQLRKFPGAWEGAVAGMQNCRAVGLPFQIHTTAFDWNYDEIEALTDFAVEVGAVAHHIFFLVPTGRAVNIENEALRVEKYERLLHRILKKQREVSIELKPTCAPQFMRIAQQQGINLRFQRGCLAGTSYCIIGPTGDVQPCAYLNTPLGNVREVPFDEIWRHHPVFTRLRSLEYGGKCGWCQFKQSCGGCRARAAYYQKGDYMAEDTWCLFQPKRGEQVSAGSR; encoded by the coding sequence ATGATCGTTTCCTGGAACACGACCAACCAGTGCAATATGTACTGCGACCACTGTTACCGGGATGCTGGAGCCAGGGTGGAAGACGAGCTGAGTACAGCGGAGGCGAAGAAATTATTAGACGAGATCGCGCGAGCCGGCTTTAAGATCATGATTTTTAGCGGCGGTGAGCCGCTGCTGCGGGAGGATATTTTTGAACTGGTGGCCTGCGCCCGGGAACTTGGTTTACGTCCCGTCTTTGGGACCAATGGTACCCTTATAACACCAGAGGTGGCCGAAAAGCTGAAACAGGCGGGAACAATGGGCATGGGGATCAGTCTGGACAGCCTCAATCCTGACCGTCATGATCAACTGCGGAAGTTCCCTGGCGCCTGGGAAGGCGCGGTGGCCGGGATGCAGAACTGCCGGGCGGTCGGTCTGCCCTTCCAGATTCATACGACTGCCTTTGATTGGAACTATGATGAGATCGAGGCTTTGACTGACTTTGCTGTAGAAGTTGGGGCAGTCGCCCACCACATCTTTTTCCTGGTACCGACCGGCCGGGCGGTGAATATTGAAAATGAGGCTCTGCGGGTGGAAAAATATGAACGGCTGCTGCACCGGATTCTAAAGAAACAGCGGGAAGTGTCAATCGAGCTCAAACCCACCTGCGCTCCCCAGTTTATGCGGATTGCCCAGCAGCAGGGAATAAACCTCCGCTTCCAGCGGGGGTGTCTGGCGGGAACGTCCTATTGTATCATTGGCCCGACAGGGGATGTCCAGCCGTGTGCTTATCTAAATACCCCGCTCGGCAATGTGCGGGAAGTACCATTTGATGAAATCTGGCGTCACCACCCGGTTTTCACCCGCTTGCGCAGCCTGGAATACGGTGGAAAATGCGGCTGGTGCCAGTTTAAACAATCCTGTGGCGGCTGCCGGGCCCGGGCGGCTTATTATCAAAAGGGTGATTACATGGCGGAAGATACCTGGTGTCTTTTTCAACCCAAGCGAGGTGAGCAGGTTAGTGCTGGAAGCCGTTGA
- the hemL gene encoding glutamate-1-semialdehyde 2,1-aminomutase encodes MHKGFSRSIELFAEAKKLIPGGVNSPVRAFKSVGANPVFLTQGVGAKVYDVDGNEYIDYVASWGPLILGHCHPAVVAALKEQVERAMSFGAPTELETEMARLIVEALPSVEMVRMVNSGTEATMSALRLARGYTGRDKIVKFEGCYHGHADSLLIKAGSGALTLGVPTSPGVPAAIANYTITAPLNDLETLSRIFELEGEDIAAVLVEPVAGNMGVVLPQPGWLEGLRELTRAYGALLIFDEVITGFRVGYSGAQGLYGIDPDLTCLGKIIGGGLPVGAYGGKREIMEAMAPVGPIYQAGTLSGNPLAMTAGIATLRVLQQPGVYEELERKAAKLNEGLRQAAEEAGVPVAFNRVGSMMCGFFTDQPVIDYASACTANTARYAAYFRSMLKQGVYLTPSQFEAAFVSLAHTDEDIERTIEASRVAFKVAARVE; translated from the coding sequence GTGCACAAGGGGTTTTCTCGCTCGATTGAACTGTTTGCGGAGGCGAAAAAACTGATCCCCGGCGGTGTTAACAGTCCGGTCCGGGCCTTTAAGTCCGTAGGAGCCAACCCTGTGTTTCTCACGCAGGGAGTGGGGGCGAAGGTATATGACGTTGATGGTAATGAGTATATTGACTACGTGGCCTCCTGGGGGCCGTTGATCTTGGGCCACTGCCACCCGGCTGTGGTAGCGGCGCTCAAGGAGCAGGTTGAGCGGGCAATGAGCTTTGGTGCGCCAACCGAATTAGAGACAGAGATGGCTCGCCTGATCGTCGAGGCTCTGCCCTCGGTCGAGATGGTGCGGATGGTCAACTCGGGGACCGAGGCGACGATGAGCGCGCTTCGCTTGGCCAGAGGCTACACTGGGCGCGACAAGATCGTCAAGTTTGAAGGCTGCTACCACGGGCACGCTGACTCTCTGCTGATCAAAGCCGGTTCAGGTGCCCTGACCCTGGGTGTTCCCACCAGCCCGGGCGTGCCAGCCGCCATCGCCAACTACACCATCACTGCTCCCCTTAATGACCTGGAGACCCTGAGCCGGATTTTCGAGCTGGAGGGAGAAGACATCGCGGCGGTGCTCGTCGAGCCGGTGGCCGGGAACATGGGCGTAGTCCTGCCCCAGCCCGGCTGGCTGGAAGGCTTGCGCGAACTAACCCGGGCTTACGGGGCGCTCTTGATCTTTGATGAAGTGATCACCGGCTTTCGGGTTGGTTACAGCGGGGCCCAGGGCCTCTACGGGATCGACCCGGACCTGACCTGTCTGGGCAAAATTATCGGCGGGGGGCTTCCGGTGGGGGCTTACGGCGGGAAACGGGAGATCATGGAGGCGATGGCGCCGGTGGGGCCTATCTACCAGGCGGGGACGTTGTCGGGTAATCCCCTGGCGATGACCGCGGGAATCGCCACCCTGCGGGTCCTCCAGCAGCCGGGTGTTTACGAAGAGTTAGAGAGGAAGGCGGCTAAACTCAACGAGGGATTACGCCAGGCGGCCGAGGAGGCCGGTGTGCCGGTGGCCTTTAATCGAGTAGGGTCGATGATGTGCGGTTTCTTCACCGATCAGCCGGTCATTGACTACGCGAGCGCGTGTACAGCGAATACGGCGCGCTACGCTGCCTACTTCAGAAGCATGCTGAAGCAAGGGGTTTATCTCACTCCGTCGCAATTTGAAGCTGCTTTCGTCTCGCTGGCCCACACCGACGAGGACATCGAACGGACGATTGAGGCCAGCCGGGTAGCGTTTAAGGTAGCGGCTAGGGTAGAATAA
- a CDS encoding Lrp/AsnC family transcriptional regulator, which yields MTELEQRIVRELQEDLPLVPNPFKVIADRLGLTEVELLDKIRELQACGIIRRFGAVLRHREAGIEANAMVVWRVPPERVEEVGVQMAAFSAVSHCYARLTYPDWPYSLFTMIHGRDRQQCQQITEEIARTVGIEDYQLLFSTAELKKTSMRYFVKEG from the coding sequence TTGACTGAGCTAGAACAGCGCATCGTCAGAGAACTTCAAGAAGATCTGCCCCTGGTCCCCAATCCATTCAAGGTCATTGCTGACCGGCTGGGTCTGACCGAAGTGGAATTACTGGACAAAATTCGTGAGCTGCAAGCCTGCGGGATCATCCGCCGCTTTGGAGCGGTGCTCCGACACCGGGAAGCTGGCATTGAGGCCAACGCGATGGTGGTCTGGCGGGTTCCCCCAGAACGGGTGGAGGAAGTAGGCGTGCAAATGGCCGCATTTTCGGCGGTTAGCCACTGTTACGCCCGTCTGACGTACCCAGACTGGCCGTACAGCTTATTTACTATGATCCACGGTCGAGACCGGCAACAGTGCCAGCAGATAACCGAAGAAATTGCCCGAACAGTAGGCATTGAGGATTATCAGTTATTGTTCAGCACCGCGGAATTGAAGAAGACGAGTATGCGGTATTTTGTAAAGGAAGGTTAG
- a CDS encoding universal stress protein, which produces MFKKILVAVDDSPIAKKGVQIALDLAAKYEGSICALTVVPLPDYSATVGEVNEAQSEGQLRGERILSQVKRMAENQGIEIGTKVLFGHPADKIVAYAIEKGFDVLVIGYKGVSGIERFLLGSVSSKVIHHSPCTVILVK; this is translated from the coding sequence GTGTTTAAAAAAATATTAGTTGCGGTAGATGACTCACCAATTGCCAAGAAAGGCGTCCAGATAGCCCTTGATTTGGCGGCGAAATATGAAGGTAGTATCTGTGCTCTCACCGTAGTACCACTACCCGACTACAGCGCCACGGTCGGAGAAGTAAATGAGGCACAATCTGAGGGTCAGCTTCGGGGGGAACGTATCCTTTCCCAGGTCAAACGGATGGCTGAAAATCAAGGAATAGAAATTGGCACTAAAGTTCTTTTTGGTCATCCGGCCGATAAAATTGTTGCTTATGCCATTGAAAAAGGTTTTGATGTGCTAGTCATTGGTTATAAAGGGGTATCTGGTATAGAGAGATTCCTCTTAGGGAGTGTGTCATCAAAAGTAATTCATCACTCCCCTTGTACCGTAATCCTGGTCAAATAA
- the hemC gene encoding hydroxymethylbilane synthase, with protein sequence MREIVVGSRDSQLAMWQTKWVVDQLRELYPTGRFRIVPIKTTGDKILDVALARIGDKGLFTKELEIALLKGEIDLAVHSLKDLPTELPAGCQIGAICCRADPRDVLISPTGLTLRQLPLGARIGTSSQRRRAQLLNYRPDLEILDLRGNLNTRLEKLTRQSLDAIVLAAAGVERLGITERISEYLPFEVCLPAVGQGAIAVEIRQNDPEIGAVVTLLNHFESVIAVTAERALLKRLGGGCQIPIAAYGEVTGESLKLRALVASVDGRQVIRGQKQGAVSEAVRLGEQLAEELLGQGADAILKSLEREIRND encoded by the coding sequence ATGCGGGAAATCGTTGTCGGCAGCCGGGACAGCCAGTTGGCCATGTGGCAGACCAAATGGGTGGTTGACCAACTGCGGGAGCTGTACCCGACCGGCCGGTTTCGAATCGTCCCGATCAAGACAACGGGAGATAAAATTCTGGACGTGGCCCTGGCCAGGATTGGTGATAAGGGCCTCTTCACTAAGGAACTGGAAATAGCCTTGTTGAAAGGTGAAATAGATCTGGCGGTCCACAGCCTGAAAGACCTGCCGACGGAACTGCCTGCCGGCTGTCAGATTGGTGCCATCTGCTGCCGGGCCGATCCGCGAGACGTATTAATTTCGCCAACGGGTTTAACCTTGCGTCAATTACCCCTGGGAGCCAGGATCGGGACAAGCAGTCAGCGGCGACGCGCCCAACTTTTGAACTATCGGCCTGACCTGGAGATCCTTGACCTGCGCGGAAACCTGAACACCCGGCTGGAGAAATTGACCCGGCAGTCTTTAGACGCCATTGTCCTGGCTGCAGCCGGGGTGGAGAGGCTGGGGATAACGGAGCGAATCAGTGAGTACTTACCGTTTGAGGTTTGTCTGCCGGCCGTGGGACAGGGCGCGATCGCGGTAGAGATTCGTCAGAATGATCCCGAGATCGGAGCTGTTGTAACGCTGCTTAACCATTTTGAATCGGTAATAGCTGTCACTGCGGAACGGGCCTTATTGAAGCGCCTGGGCGGCGGTTGCCAGATTCCTATCGCCGCTTATGGGGAGGTTACTGGAGAATCATTGAAGCTCCGTGCCCTGGTAGCCAGTGTGGATGGCCGTCAAGTGATCCGGGGGCAGAAGCAGGGAGCAGTCAGTGAGGCCGTCCGACTGGGTGAGCAGTTGGCTGAGGAATTATTGGGGCAAGGGGCCGACGCAATTCTCAAATCTTTAGAGCGGGAGATAAGAAATGACTAA
- a CDS encoding Lrp/AsnC family transcriptional regulator — protein MEAVDRKLLNMIQTDFPITTAPYRIIGERLGLTEAEVLARIAKLRQQGIIRRLGATFDSQRLGYHSTLCAVKVPVDRVEEVAALINKYPGVTHNYLREHEYNLWFTLIVPTPEDLHATIMEIQARTGLPVLNLPADKMFKIRVNFDFALVPEDREVEDD, from the coding sequence CTGGAAGCCGTTGACCGGAAACTTTTAAATATGATTCAGACCGATTTTCCCATCACCACGGCTCCCTACCGGATAATCGGCGAACGGCTTGGGCTGACCGAAGCGGAGGTTTTGGCCAGGATCGCTAAACTTCGGCAGCAGGGCATCATCCGGCGCCTGGGTGCAACTTTTGATTCTCAGCGGCTTGGCTACCACAGCACCCTGTGTGCGGTTAAGGTCCCTGTCGATCGGGTTGAAGAGGTGGCGGCTTTGATCAACAAGTATCCCGGCGTCACTCATAACTACCTGCGCGAACATGAGTACAACCTGTGGTTTACCTTGATTGTTCCAACTCCTGAGGATCTGCACGCAACCATCATGGAGATCCAGGCACGAACGGGATTACCCGTGCTTAATCTACCCGCTGACAAGATGTTTAAAATCAGGGTTAACTTTGATTTTGCACTTGTGCCGGAAGACCGGGAGGTGGAGGATGATTGA
- a CDS encoding radical SAM protein — translation MIGCTKLLCGTATVSEAIKYQRDSRQLPPQMLQFSTAERPLVVWNMTNRCNLRCRHCYLNAEDRDYRGELTTKQALAFIDDLAEMKVPVLLFSGGEPLLRQDIFQLGRYAADRGLRPVISSNGTLITPEVAARIKDAGFQYVGISLDGAPATHDKFRALPGAFAKALEGIHNCLQFGVKTGVRFTVNKFNQQDLPEVLDIVEKEGIPRFCMYHLVYSGRGKEIRDLDTSREEKREIMEQIIAKTLDLHRRGVEVEILTTDNHADGIYLLHYLRKHAPERVDEIMQLLDMHGGCSAGTKFANVDPQGNVHPCQFWQHYTLGNVKEQKFSEIWWNNDDELLVALRDKQSKVTGRCGRCQYKAVCGGCRIRAQMVYGDLWAEDPACYLTEEEIGS, via the coding sequence ATGATTGGTTGTACGAAACTGCTGTGTGGTACCGCTACTGTTTCCGAGGCCATCAAATATCAGCGCGATTCCAGACAGTTACCACCACAGATGCTGCAGTTTTCTACTGCTGAACGGCCGCTGGTGGTCTGGAACATGACCAACCGCTGCAATCTCCGGTGCCGGCACTGCTACCTGAACGCCGAGGACCGGGATTACCGCGGGGAATTAACCACAAAACAAGCCCTTGCCTTCATCGATGACCTGGCAGAAATGAAAGTCCCAGTGCTCTTATTTTCTGGAGGAGAGCCCCTGCTGCGCCAGGATATTTTCCAACTGGGCAGATACGCGGCTGACCGCGGCTTGCGCCCGGTGATTTCTTCTAACGGTACCCTGATTACGCCAGAGGTCGCCGCGCGGATTAAAGACGCGGGTTTCCAGTACGTCGGAATCAGTTTGGACGGGGCGCCAGCCACTCACGATAAATTCCGGGCCTTACCAGGGGCATTCGCCAAAGCCCTGGAGGGGATTCATAACTGTTTGCAGTTCGGCGTCAAAACCGGTGTCAGGTTTACAGTCAACAAGTTCAATCAACAGGACCTGCCGGAAGTTCTCGACATCGTCGAGAAAGAAGGTATCCCGCGTTTCTGCATGTACCACCTGGTCTACTCCGGCCGGGGCAAAGAGATCAGGGACCTGGATACCAGCCGGGAAGAGAAACGGGAGATCATGGAGCAGATCATCGCGAAAACCCTTGATTTACACCGGCGCGGGGTCGAGGTGGAGATCCTGACCACGGATAACCACGCTGATGGCATCTATCTGTTGCACTATCTACGGAAGCACGCGCCCGAGCGGGTAGACGAAATTATGCAACTATTAGACATGCATGGTGGCTGCTCGGCCGGGACCAAGTTTGCTAATGTGGATCCCCAGGGAAATGTTCATCCCTGTCAGTTCTGGCAACACTACACCCTGGGTAATGTCAAGGAGCAGAAGTTCAGTGAGATTTGGTGGAATAACGATGATGAACTGCTGGTCGCCTTGCGGGATAAACAGAGTAAAGTTACCGGCCGCTGTGGGCGCTGCCAGTATAAAGCGGTTTGCGGCGGTTGCCGGATTCGAGCTCAGATGGTGTACGGCGACCTCTGGGCAGAGGATCCCGCTTGCTATTTGACGGAAGAAGAGATCGGCAGTTAG
- a CDS encoding glutamyl-tRNA reductase, with amino-acid sequence MFIVVVGLNHKTAPVEVRERLAISAAALSERLAEVKQLPSVEGVVILSTCNRTEIYAAVTDIERSLAGIREVMARVAGVDMTELKQYLYSPTCHDAIAHLFRVAAGLDSMIIGETQILGQVREAYQLACEYGASNGVLNTLFQQAITVGKRVRTETAIDRHAVSISYAAVELAKQIFGRLDGCTTLIIGAGEMSELTARHLVANGVVSVLVSNRSYERAVELATQFGGVAVKFDQLSRYLERADIVISCTAACHYVVHPAAVEQAMQAREGRKIFMIDIAVPRDIDPAVANIPGVYLYDIDDLQHVVDSNLMERQKEAVKAEKIIQQEIIEFNNWLNSLFVVPTIRALKEKGERIKQTELQRAFNRLGTVSPREEKIIQSLANSIVNQLLHDPVIQLKRYATTHQGHLYTEVLQNLFNLEIEGQRLKTASEKTEVVAES; translated from the coding sequence ATGTTTATCGTCGTTGTCGGATTAAACCACAAAACAGCACCCGTGGAAGTACGGGAACGACTGGCTATATCTGCCGCTGCTCTGTCGGAAAGGCTGGCTGAAGTGAAGCAGTTGCCCAGTGTTGAGGGCGTCGTGATTTTATCGACCTGCAACCGAACGGAAATTTACGCGGCGGTAACGGATATCGAAAGAAGCCTGGCGGGGATCCGTGAGGTCATGGCGCGGGTCGCTGGAGTGGATATGACTGAACTAAAACAGTATCTATACAGTCCGACCTGTCACGATGCTATTGCGCATCTTTTTCGCGTCGCCGCTGGTCTTGACTCAATGATCATTGGCGAAACTCAGATTCTGGGTCAGGTCCGGGAGGCTTACCAACTGGCCTGTGAGTATGGCGCCAGCAACGGCGTTTTGAACACCCTGTTTCAGCAAGCGATCACGGTCGGCAAGAGGGTGCGGACAGAGACGGCAATTGACCGCCACGCGGTGTCAATCAGCTACGCTGCGGTAGAGCTGGCCAAACAAATCTTTGGCCGGCTGGACGGATGCACGACCCTGATCATTGGTGCTGGTGAAATGAGTGAATTGACGGCCCGACATTTGGTAGCCAATGGCGTGGTCAGTGTCCTGGTGTCTAACCGTTCGTACGAGCGAGCCGTCGAACTGGCGACTCAGTTTGGTGGTGTAGCGGTTAAATTCGACCAGCTTAGTCGCTACCTGGAGAGGGCGGACATTGTGATCAGTTGCACGGCCGCCTGCCACTACGTAGTGCATCCTGCAGCGGTGGAACAGGCCATGCAGGCGCGCGAGGGACGCAAGATATTCATGATCGACATTGCCGTTCCCCGCGATATTGATCCGGCCGTTGCCAATATCCCAGGTGTCTACCTGTATGATATTGATGACCTGCAGCATGTTGTTGATAGTAACCTGATGGAGCGTCAGAAAGAGGCGGTTAAAGCGGAAAAAATTATTCAACAGGAGATTATTGAATTCAATAACTGGCTGAACAGTCTATTTGTTGTCCCGACCATCCGGGCCTTGAAGGAGAAGGGTGAGCGGATCAAGCAGACAGAGCTGCAGCGGGCCTTCAATCGCCTGGGGACGGTGAGCCCACGCGAGGAAAAAATAATTCAGTCTCTAGCCAATTCGATCGTTAACCAATTACTGCATGATCCAGTAATTCAGTTAAAACGGTATGCCACTACCCATCAGGGGCATCTGTATACCGAAGTATTACAGAACCTGTTTAATCTGGAAATCGAAGGGCAGCGACTGAAAACTGCCAGCGAAAAAACTGAGGTGGTCGCTGAATCGTAG